A stretch of Pseudomonas sp. LRP2-20 DNA encodes these proteins:
- a CDS encoding primosomal protein N': protein MPDVILRLALPSPLRRLFDYKAPANMARQVLTPGMRIRVPFGRREMIGVLVEVCEQSEVPADKLKPASALLDPVSPIPPALFKLCLWTAQYYQHSLGDTLSWALPTLLRQGEPAEMRQERFWHVAPGARLEDPRIARAPRQRDALKTLAQHPHGVAHSLLSNLNLNKDSLDLLLAKELVQLEVRRHLPAHRHEHWLAQPELPLNDEQREAFDAVREGFGGFGAFLLAGVTGSGKTEVYLQLIRETLEAGKQALVLIPEINLGPQTLARFEQRFNARIALLHSAVNDRERLDAWLAARDGEADIIIGTRSALFTPMKNPGLIIIDEEHDGSYKQQEGLRYHARDLALVRAHQENIPILLGSATPSLETLHNALTGRYRLLRMNQRAGGARPPRMLRLDVKSLPLDSGISGPLQQAIRQTLEAGQQVLVFLNRRGFAPTLLCHDCGWLSECPRCDARMTVHQRSGVLRCHHCGYDERLPQQCPQCNHVDLRPVGAGTERAEERLKVLFPDYPILRVDRDSTARKDAMHTLFSTIQRGQPSILVGTQMLAKGHHFPRVTLVAILDADGGLFSGDFRASERMAQLIVQVAGRAGRAEEPGKVIIQTHLADHPLLVQLTEQGYFAFAEQALDERRNAGLPPFSHLALLRAEAHKPGQAEGFLDEACAAAERLVAEQHLPGIELLGPVPAPMERRAGRFRAQLLIQANTRAPLHRLISAWLLVLEQLPSGRQVRWSLDVDPVDLY from the coding sequence GTGCCCGACGTCATCCTGCGCCTTGCCCTGCCCTCCCCGTTGCGCCGCCTGTTCGATTACAAGGCGCCAGCGAACATGGCGCGCCAGGTACTGACCCCAGGCATGCGCATCCGCGTACCTTTCGGGCGCCGCGAGATGATCGGCGTGCTGGTGGAAGTGTGCGAGCAGAGCGAAGTGCCTGCCGACAAGCTCAAGCCCGCCAGTGCCTTGCTCGACCCGGTTTCACCGATCCCGCCAGCGCTGTTCAAGCTGTGCCTGTGGACCGCCCAGTATTACCAGCACAGCCTCGGCGACACCCTGAGCTGGGCGCTCCCCACGCTGCTGCGCCAGGGCGAACCTGCCGAAATGCGCCAGGAACGCTTCTGGCACGTGGCCCCTGGCGCACGCCTGGAGGACCCACGCATCGCCCGCGCCCCGCGCCAGCGCGACGCGCTCAAGACCCTGGCCCAGCACCCGCATGGCGTGGCGCACAGCCTGCTGAGCAATCTCAACCTGAACAAGGACAGCCTCGACCTGCTGCTGGCCAAAGAGCTGGTACAGCTGGAAGTACGCCGCCACCTGCCGGCGCATCGCCATGAGCACTGGCTGGCGCAGCCGGAACTGCCCCTCAACGATGAACAACGCGAGGCCTTCGACGCCGTGCGCGAGGGCTTTGGCGGCTTCGGCGCCTTCCTGCTGGCCGGTGTCACCGGCAGCGGCAAGACCGAGGTGTACCTGCAACTGATCCGCGAAACCCTGGAAGCCGGCAAGCAGGCGCTGGTGCTGATCCCCGAGATCAACCTCGGCCCGCAGACCCTGGCGCGCTTCGAGCAACGCTTCAACGCTCGCATCGCCCTGCTGCATTCGGCCGTGAATGACCGCGAGCGCCTCGATGCCTGGCTGGCCGCCCGCGACGGCGAGGCCGACATCATCATCGGCACGCGCTCGGCGCTGTTCACGCCGATGAAGAACCCCGGCCTGATCATCATCGACGAAGAGCACGACGGCTCTTACAAACAACAGGAAGGCCTGCGCTACCACGCCCGCGACCTGGCACTGGTGCGCGCCCACCAGGAGAACATCCCGATCCTGCTCGGCTCCGCCACACCGTCGCTGGAAACCCTGCACAACGCGCTCACCGGCCGCTATCGCCTGCTGCGCATGAACCAGCGCGCCGGTGGCGCCCGCCCACCGCGCATGCTGCGCCTGGATGTGAAAAGCCTGCCGCTGGACAGCGGCATCAGCGGCCCGTTGCAACAGGCCATCCGTCAGACCCTGGAGGCCGGCCAGCAGGTCCTGGTGTTCCTCAACCGCCGCGGCTTCGCCCCGACCTTGCTGTGCCATGACTGTGGCTGGCTGTCCGAATGCCCACGCTGCGATGCCCGCATGACCGTGCACCAGCGCTCTGGCGTGCTGCGCTGCCACCACTGCGGCTACGACGAGCGCCTGCCGCAGCAGTGTCCGCAGTGCAATCACGTCGACCTGCGGCCCGTTGGCGCCGGCACCGAACGCGCCGAAGAACGCCTGAAAGTACTCTTCCCGGATTACCCGATCCTGCGCGTGGACCGCGACAGCACGGCGCGCAAGGACGCCATGCACACCTTGTTCAGCACCATCCAGCGCGGCCAGCCGAGCATCCTCGTCGGCACCCAGATGCTGGCCAAGGGGCACCATTTCCCGCGGGTGACCTTGGTTGCCATCCTCGATGCCGATGGCGGGCTGTTTTCCGGCGACTTCCGCGCCAGCGAGCGCATGGCCCAGCTGATCGTCCAGGTCGCTGGCCGCGCCGGGCGCGCCGAAGAGCCCGGCAAGGTGATCATCCAGACCCACCTGGCGGACCACCCGCTGCTGGTGCAACTGACCGAACAGGGTTATTTCGCCTTCGCCGAGCAAGCCTTGGACGAACGCCGCAACGCCGGGCTGCCACCGTTCTCCCACCTGGCCCTGCTGCGCGCCGAAGCGCACAAGCCCGGCCAAGCTGAAGGCTTCCTCGACGAAGCCTGCGCCGCCGCCGAGCGGCTGGTCGCCGAACAGCACCTGCCCGGCATCGAACTGCTGGGGCCGGTACCTGCGCCGATGGAGCGTCGCGCCGGGCGTTTCCGGGCGCAATTATTGATTCAGGCCAACACCCGAGCCCCCTTGCATCGACTGATCAGCGCCTGGTTGCTAGTGTTGGAGCAACTGCCGAGCGGGCGCCAGGTACGCTGGTCACTGGATGTCGACCCGGTTGACCTTTATTAA
- the rpmE gene encoding 50S ribosomal protein L31 yields MKEGIHPNYEVVAVTCSCGNKFETRSTLGNTLAIDVCNLCHPFYTGKQKVLDTGGRVQKFADRFGMFGTKK; encoded by the coding sequence ATGAAAGAAGGTATCCACCCGAACTACGAAGTAGTTGCAGTCACCTGCAGCTGCGGTAACAAGTTCGAAACTCGTTCGACCCTGGGCAACACCCTGGCGATCGACGTTTGCAACCTGTGCCACCCGTTCTACACCGGTAAGCAGAAAGTCCTGGACACCGGTGGTCGCGTACAGAAGTTCGCCGATCGCTTCGGTATGTTCGGTACCAAGAAGTAA